From a single Tistrella mobilis genomic region:
- a CDS encoding amino acid ABC transporter permease, protein MYEWDFGLLWGYRWLFLDGLWVTVSFTVAIVAGGLAVGLVGALGLLCRFAPLRLASLAFIEVFRCTPILVQLIWCYYALPILAGIELSATSAALIALSCYGGAFYAEIIRGGIVSIDPGQSEAGAALGMTPALTMRRIILPQALRRMIPALMNQSILQFKNTSLVSVLAVPDLVYQGQMAAHDSFRPLETYTAIAVAYFVILFPLTLFVRHRERRLGSRS, encoded by the coding sequence ATGTACGAGTGGGATTTCGGCCTGTTGTGGGGCTATCGCTGGCTCTTCCTCGACGGGCTGTGGGTGACGGTGTCGTTCACCGTGGCCATCGTGGCCGGCGGCCTTGCGGTCGGGCTGGTCGGTGCGCTGGGACTGCTCTGCCGTTTCGCGCCGCTGCGCCTGGCCAGCCTCGCCTTCATCGAGGTTTTCCGCTGCACGCCGATCCTGGTGCAGCTGATCTGGTGCTACTACGCCCTGCCGATCCTGGCGGGTATCGAACTCAGCGCCACCAGCGCGGCGCTGATCGCGCTGTCCTGCTATGGCGGTGCCTTCTATGCCGAGATCATCCGCGGCGGCATCGTTTCGATCGATCCCGGCCAAAGCGAGGCGGGGGCGGCGCTGGGTATGACGCCGGCGCTGACCATGCGGCGGATCATCCTGCCCCAGGCGCTCCGGCGCATGATCCCGGCGCTGATGAACCAGTCGATCCTGCAGTTCAAGAACACCTCGCTGGTCTCGGTGCTGGCGGTGCCCGATCTGGTCTATCAGGGCCAGATGGCCGCCCATGACAGCTTCCGGCCGCTCGAGACCTATACCGCGATCGCGGTCGCCTATTTCGTCATCCTGTTCCCGCTGACGCTGTTCGTCCGCCATCGGGAGCGCAGGCTGGGGAGCCGGTCATGA
- a CDS encoding ABC transporter ATP-binding protein has translation MSPIDTGRLNGRSPASRIMRWFESRLDPYPPAAPTQPPRGLVAFCRHYTRGAEPWLIVMALLSTAIALAEVALFSFMGSLVDLLQANTPEGLFAAEGWKLAGMAVLVLVVMPAIALGNSLIIHQTLLGNFPMRIRWSLHRYLVRQSMSYFQDEFAGRVATKLMQTSLAVRETVIKLLDMGNYVLVYMTGALIVAASADWRLMLPFLAWIVLYAALLRWFIPRMRAVSQAQADARSEMTGRIVDSYTNIATVKLFSHARREDDYARDAMESFLKTVHLQMRMSTVVQVGNLCLNYMLIASVAALGIWLWTVQAVSVGEIAVAVSFTLRLMGMSQWIMWEMAGLFENIGTVQDGMGSISLPYEVADRPDARELGPVTGEIRFQHVGFNYGGRRPVVRDFDLAVKPGEKIGLIGRSGAGKSTVVNLLLRFYDVEQGRITIDGTDIAGVTQDSLRAAIGVVTQDTSLLHRSVRDNIVYGRPDATDDEMIRAARRAEADDFIATLVDSHGRRGYDAHVGERGVKLSGGQRQRVAIARAMLKDAPILILDEATAALDSEVEAAIQANLDRLMEGKTVIAIAHRLSTIAAMDRLVVMDQGRIVEQGTHDQLIAAGGLYARLWHRQSGGFIQADEPADVLQGA, from the coding sequence ATGTCTCCGATCGATACCGGCCGCCTGAACGGCCGGTCCCCGGCCAGCCGGATCATGCGGTGGTTCGAGTCCCGGCTCGACCCCTATCCGCCGGCGGCACCCACCCAGCCGCCGCGCGGGCTGGTCGCCTTCTGCCGCCATTACACCCGGGGGGCGGAACCCTGGCTGATCGTGATGGCGCTGCTCTCAACCGCCATCGCGCTGGCCGAGGTGGCGCTGTTCTCGTTCATGGGCTCGCTGGTCGACCTGCTGCAGGCGAACACGCCCGAGGGGCTGTTCGCCGCCGAAGGCTGGAAGCTCGCCGGCATGGCGGTGCTGGTGCTGGTGGTGATGCCGGCGATCGCGCTCGGCAATTCGCTGATCATTCACCAGACCCTGCTCGGCAATTTCCCGATGCGCATCCGCTGGAGCCTGCACCGCTATCTGGTGCGCCAGTCGATGAGCTATTTCCAGGACGAGTTCGCCGGCCGGGTCGCCACCAAGCTGATGCAGACCTCGCTTGCGGTGCGCGAGACGGTGATCAAGCTGCTCGACATGGGCAATTACGTGCTGGTCTACATGACCGGCGCGCTGATCGTCGCCGCCTCGGCCGACTGGCGGCTGATGCTGCCCTTCCTTGCCTGGATCGTGCTCTATGCCGCTTTGCTGCGCTGGTTCATCCCGCGCATGCGCGCCGTCTCTCAGGCCCAGGCCGATGCCCGCTCCGAGATGACCGGGCGGATCGTCGACAGCTACACCAACATCGCCACCGTCAAGCTGTTCTCCCATGCCCGGCGCGAGGATGACTATGCCCGCGACGCCATGGAAAGCTTCCTCAAGACCGTGCATCTGCAGATGCGGATGTCGACCGTGGTTCAGGTCGGCAATCTCTGCCTGAACTATATGCTGATCGCCTCGGTGGCGGCGCTCGGCATCTGGCTCTGGACGGTGCAGGCGGTGAGCGTCGGCGAGATTGCGGTGGCGGTGTCGTTCACCCTGCGCCTGATGGGCATGTCGCAGTGGATCATGTGGGAAATGGCCGGGCTGTTCGAGAATATCGGCACCGTCCAGGACGGCATGGGCTCGATCTCGCTGCCCTATGAAGTGGCCGACCGCCCCGATGCGCGCGAGCTGGGGCCGGTGACGGGGGAAATCCGTTTCCAGCATGTCGGCTTCAACTATGGCGGCCGCCGGCCGGTGGTGCGCGATTTCGACCTGGCCGTGAAGCCGGGCGAGAAGATCGGGCTGATCGGCCGGTCGGGTGCCGGCAAGTCGACGGTGGTGAACCTGCTGCTGCGTTTCTACGATGTCGAACAGGGCCGGATCACCATCGACGGCACCGACATCGCCGGCGTCACCCAGGATTCGCTGCGCGCCGCGATCGGCGTGGTGACGCAGGATACCTCGCTGCTGCATCGCTCGGTGCGCGACAACATCGTCTATGGCCGCCCCGACGCGACCGATGACGAGATGATCCGCGCCGCCCGCCGGGCCGAGGCCGATGATTTCATCGCAACCCTGGTCGACAGCCATGGCCGCCGCGGCTATGACGCCCATGTGGGCGAGCGCGGGGTGAAGCTCTCGGGCGGCCAGCGCCAGCGGGTCGCCATCGCCCGCGCCATGCTCAAGGATGCGCCGATCCTGATCCTCGACGAGGCGACGGCGGCGCTCGATTCCGAGGTCGAGGCCGCGATCCAGGCCAATCTCGACCGGCTGATGGAGGGCAAGACCGTCATCGCCATCGCCCATCGCCTGTCGACCATCGCCGCCATGGACCGGCTGGTGGTGATGGATCAGGGCCGCATCGTCGAACAGGGCACCCATGATCAGCTGATCGCCGCCGGCGGCCTCTATGCCCGGCTCTGGCATCGCCAGTCGGGCGGGTTCATCCAGGCGGATGAGCCGGCCGACGTGCTGCAGGGGGCCTGA
- a CDS encoding TetR/AcrR family transcriptional regulator → MARLVRERSDIIPLLGEVFRAHGYEGASLQVIGAATGLGRGSLYNFFPGGKEEMAAAVLADIDRWFRDEIFRTLETAAASGDRRRARAAIEETAAAVGRYFRGGRRICLVGAFALDGVRDRFAAAVAGYFAAWIDALAAALGAMGLAPATARDRAVTAVADIQGALVLARALDDPGLFETRLRAIVTSLTADPTGVD, encoded by the coding sequence CGCTTCTGGGCGAGGTGTTCCGCGCCCATGGCTATGAGGGGGCCAGCCTGCAGGTGATCGGTGCCGCCACCGGGCTCGGCCGCGGCAGCCTGTACAATTTCTTCCCCGGCGGAAAGGAAGAGATGGCCGCGGCCGTGCTGGCCGATATCGACCGCTGGTTCCGGGACGAGATCTTCCGGACCCTAGAGACCGCCGCCGCCTCGGGCGATCGCCGGCGCGCCCGGGCGGCGATCGAGGAAACGGCGGCCGCGGTCGGGCGGTATTTCCGCGGCGGGCGGCGGATCTGCCTGGTCGGCGCCTTCGCGCTCGACGGTGTGCGCGACCGCTTCGCGGCGGCGGTCGCCGGCTATTTCGCGGCCTGGATCGATGCCCTGGCCGCGGCGCTGGGCGCGATGGGGCTTGCCCCGGCCACGGCGCGCGACCGGGCGGTCACGGCGGTCGCCGACATCCAGGGGGCCCTGGTTCTGGCCCGCGCGCTCGACGACCCCGGCCTGTTCGAAACCAGGCTCAGGGCGATCGTGACCAGCCTCACCGCAGACCCGACCGGGGTGGATTAG
- a CDS encoding cupin domain-containing protein — MAFLRRFVSGFSVLVVVTVVFLATTANDRSFQIEAETLGAAITFQGDQNTWNFPRSILCLPRAIPDLRQVTAEAADRDTACSAAFFEVVERTDLSIHWHHSDEVAVSVDGEGRLEIEIRRRQETDVPERAFLVVPADIWGRQGALTFVGSARIGGDMATGARDYLRAGRWDVRQTGIANSLFRDVTEVVKRGDFTLGSSVQVLKAGMPATLFGNITPSAEQGMRLVALSERGEVELQVAYFGVGTPVILRPDWIDRIVSSSVLIALIGVMTFASSIFQIFMFARSGRNL; from the coding sequence ATGGCCTTCCTGAGGCGCTTCGTCTCGGGCTTCAGCGTTCTGGTCGTGGTGACGGTGGTCTTTCTGGCGACGACCGCGAATGACCGCTCGTTCCAGATCGAGGCGGAGACCCTGGGGGCAGCGATCACCTTCCAAGGCGACCAGAACACCTGGAACTTCCCGCGTTCCATCCTGTGTCTGCCACGGGCGATACCTGATTTGCGACAGGTGACGGCGGAAGCGGCGGATCGGGATACCGCCTGTAGCGCGGCGTTCTTCGAAGTGGTGGAGCGGACGGACCTTTCGATCCACTGGCACCACAGCGACGAGGTGGCCGTTTCGGTCGACGGCGAGGGGCGGCTGGAGATCGAGATCAGGCGACGTCAGGAGACCGATGTGCCCGAGCGCGCCTTTCTGGTCGTACCCGCCGATATATGGGGCAGGCAGGGGGCTTTGACCTTCGTCGGCTCTGCGCGCATCGGCGGTGATATGGCAACGGGGGCCCGCGATTATCTGCGCGCCGGCAGGTGGGACGTGCGGCAGACCGGCATTGCCAATTCTCTGTTCCGGGACGTCACCGAGGTGGTGAAGCGTGGCGACTTCACCTTGGGCAGCTCGGTTCAGGTTCTCAAAGCCGGCATGCCTGCCACGCTCTTTGGCAATATCACGCCGTCGGCGGAACAAGGGATGCGCCTGGTCGCGCTGTCCGAACGGGGTGAGGTCGAACTGCAGGTGGCCTATTTCGGGGTGGGCACTCCGGTCATTCTGCGCCCTGACTGGATCGACAGAATCGTCTCCAGTTCGGTGCTCATCGCACTGATCGGCGTCATGACCTTCGCGTCGAGCATTTTCCAGATATTCATGTTTGCCCGGTCGGGGCGCAACCTCTGA
- a CDS encoding transporter substrate-binding domain-containing protein — protein sequence MMNRRRFNTFLGAGMVSAAAGLKIGMGQAFAADGSFQRVKNSGVLRIGGVPDGAPYYKKSLTDGSWQGFYIDICKKLADDLRLELSVLETTWGNSVLDLQADKVDVFFGLNPTPERQKVIDFSVPVFNNAFSLVAKDGLEATSWEDVNKPEIRIAVDAGSSHDAAVTRHAPNATVVRLKNQSDATAALQSGRADAQCLVLVLGLSLRAKNPKIGKLIIPTPADYTTSNAGFRREDDQSWRQFVDGWIKANRASGFIKDAIIRNMQLVGVKQSDFPPGFDV from the coding sequence ATGATGAATCGCAGGCGGTTCAACACCTTCCTCGGCGCGGGCATGGTCTCGGCTGCGGCAGGGCTGAAAATCGGGATGGGGCAGGCCTTTGCGGCCGATGGTTCCTTCCAGCGGGTGAAGAATTCGGGAGTTCTGCGCATCGGCGGCGTGCCGGACGGAGCCCCCTATTACAAGAAGAGCCTGACCGACGGCAGCTGGCAGGGCTTTTATATCGATATCTGCAAGAAGCTCGCCGACGATCTGCGTCTTGAGCTGTCGGTGCTGGAGACGACCTGGGGCAATTCGGTGCTGGATCTTCAGGCCGACAAGGTCGATGTCTTCTTCGGCCTGAACCCGACGCCCGAGCGGCAGAAGGTCATCGACTTCTCGGTGCCGGTGTTCAACAACGCCTTTTCGCTGGTCGCGAAAGACGGATTGGAGGCGACCAGCTGGGAAGACGTGAACAAGCCCGAAATCCGGATCGCGGTCGATGCCGGCTCGTCGCATGATGCGGCCGTCACGCGGCATGCGCCCAACGCCACCGTCGTGCGCCTGAAGAACCAGAGCGACGCCACCGCCGCCCTGCAATCGGGGCGGGCGGATGCGCAATGCCTGGTGCTGGTGCTGGGCCTGTCGCTTCGGGCCAAGAACCCGAAGATCGGCAAGCTGATCATCCCGACGCCGGCCGACTACACCACCTCGAATGCCGGTTTCCGGCGCGAGGACGACCAGTCCTGGCGGCAGTTCGTCGACGGCTGGATCAAGGCCAACCGTGCGAGCGGCTTCATCAAGGACGCGATCATCCGCAATATGCAGCTGGTGGGCGTGAAACAGTCCGACTTCCCGCCCGGTTTCGACGTCTGA